The proteins below are encoded in one region of Pelotomaculum isophthalicicum JI:
- a CDS encoding CpsD/CapB family tyrosine-protein kinase, protein MHVSRNGNSALYAYFKPKSAIAEAFRTLRTNISFSSLNRPFKTIMTTSAGPSDGKSTVTSNMGVVMAQAGSRVLIVDCDLRKPVMHKNFETDNHRGLTNLLVQDLDIAEVIKPTRVEGLSLLTSGPIPPNPSELLGSLKMKNFLEKAAGMYDIVFIDSPPVIAVTDASVLAPLVDGVMLVVKSGVSKIDMVKEAKNQLKKAKARIIGVVLNEVKMKSEDYHYYYYYKSRNKPSKEVVL, encoded by the coding sequence ATGCATGTCAGCAGAAACGGAAACAGTGCCCTTTACGCTTATTTCAAACCGAAGTCGGCGATAGCCGAAGCCTTTCGCACCTTAAGGACAAATATTTCATTTTCTTCACTGAACCGGCCCTTCAAAACCATCATGACCACCAGCGCCGGCCCGTCGGACGGCAAGTCCACGGTGACGTCCAACATGGGCGTGGTCATGGCCCAGGCCGGCAGCCGCGTCCTGATTGTGGACTGCGATCTGCGCAAGCCCGTGATGCACAAAAATTTTGAGACTGACAACCACCGCGGGCTGACCAACCTGTTGGTTCAGGACCTGGATATTGCGGAAGTAATCAAACCCACCAGGGTGGAAGGGCTCAGCCTGCTTACCAGCGGCCCGATCCCGCCCAACCCGTCGGAACTGCTCGGATCGTTGAAGATGAAGAACTTCCTGGAAAAAGCCGCCGGGATGTACGATATAGTGTTCATCGACTCGCCGCCGGTGATTGCCGTTACAGACGCCTCCGTGCTGGCCCCGCTGGTGGACGGCGTAATGCTGGTGGTGAAATCGGGCGTCTCCAAGATAGATATGGTCAAGGAAGCCAAGAACCAGCTGAAAAAGGCCAAAGCCCGGATCATCGGGGTGGTGCTGAACGAGGTAAAAATGAAGAGTGAGGACTACCACTACTATTACTACTACAAGAGCAGGAACAAGCCGTCAAAAGAAGTGGTGCTTTAA
- a CDS encoding S-layer homology domain-containing protein: protein MFNNIKNKYISRGKMFLAVFLVALAVIPVYGAAAGTLSDNYDQLKNSYRQFFDRLTGTGKVTDTQLRNWVGDLDGYLSGETVSDSNFDSVMRRAMAATLLAPENQAVLDAAREVYSQEIQQTIAGNIPQEFRGFYDTVKSLIIKRESSGSGSSSGGGSSGASSGSGSSTGTSSGGDSASSSTTGSTSSTSSAGSSGNSGSSGATGTPGSAPDAAASSAPMFKDIAGHWAAGDIESMASRQVVKGDPDGRFRPDDTVTRAEFTAMLVRLLAINGGEGGNRVFDDVGADKWYYSAVNAAVAAGIVQGYSQETFEPECPVTREQLAAMAVRGYVRGGGRLLDGPAAEAVLAPFKDQGETSGWASVFLATAVDKKIVTGYPGGLLKPGAQATRAEALVILKRLAAVAAVQ, encoded by the coding sequence TTGTTTAATAATATTAAAAATAAATATATTTCCAGGGGAAAAATGTTTCTTGCGGTTTTTCTTGTTGCGCTGGCCGTTATCCCCGTGTATGGCGCTGCTGCCGGTACGCTGTCGGACAATTATGACCAGCTAAAAAACAGTTACCGGCAGTTTTTTGACCGCCTTACGGGCACCGGCAAAGTGACCGATACGCAATTGCGGAACTGGGTCGGCGATTTGGACGGCTACCTGAGCGGGGAAACGGTGAGCGACAGCAATTTCGACTCAGTCATGCGGCGCGCTATGGCCGCCACCCTTCTGGCGCCGGAGAACCAGGCCGTTCTGGATGCGGCCAGAGAAGTTTATAGCCAGGAAATTCAGCAGACGATTGCCGGGAATATTCCGCAGGAGTTCAGGGGTTTTTACGATACGGTCAAGAGTCTGATTATAAAGCGGGAAAGTAGTGGTTCGGGATCGTCGTCCGGCGGCGGTTCGTCCGGCGCATCGTCAGGCTCGGGATCATCCACGGGCACCAGTTCGGGCGGAGACTCGGCAAGCTCGTCTACCACCGGCAGTACCAGCAGTACCAGTAGTGCCGGTAGTTCCGGCAACTCCGGCTCATCCGGCGCTACCGGCACGCCTGGCAGCGCGCCTGATGCCGCTGCTTCAAGCGCTCCCATGTTCAAGGATATTGCCGGCCACTGGGCCGCAGGCGATATAGAGTCAATGGCGTCCCGCCAGGTGGTCAAAGGTGATCCGGACGGCCGGTTCAGGCCGGACGATACCGTAACCAGGGCCGAGTTTACGGCCATGCTGGTACGCCTGCTGGCGATCAACGGCGGGGAAGGCGGTAACCGTGTGTTCGACGATGTCGGTGCTGACAAATGGTACTATAGCGCCGTAAACGCGGCTGTCGCGGCCGGCATTGTCCAGGGGTACAGTCAGGAAACCTTTGAGCCGGAGTGCCCGGTAACCCGCGAGCAACTTGCCGCCATGGCGGTGCGCGGCTATGTGCGCGGCGGCGGCCGGCTGCTGGATGGTCCGGCGGCGGAAGCGGTACTGGCGCCGTTCAAAGACCAGGGAGAAACATCCGGGTGGGCGTCAGTTTTCTTGGCTACCGCCGTGGATAAAAAGATTGTCACGGGTTATCCGGGCGGCCTCCTGAAGCCGGGCGCTCAGGCCACCCGAGCGGAAGCGCTGGTCATACTGAAAAGGCTGGCGGCAGTAGCGGCAGTACAGTGA
- a CDS encoding chitobiase/beta-hexosaminidase C-terminal domain-containing protein, translated as MAKAKGQALIIDYCAAGKVMIQCFMKASVISLTVLFFFFPPVQAASAGPLYDHYQDLKNTYPQFFQRLLDTQMVSDNEIRNWLSDIDDYLANRNEVVTQTNFKAYMTNALLNTLFIDENKAVYDAVISAYNQELNEYFSTGNVSGTLAGFYDAVKTVILGHVVIADPPSNNSRLTNYGGPLKVNISGFLKSVQYYYTLDGSTPTTSGTLYTGIPIEISMANGPKTLRAIAVKNNTVSDTAVFTYDTARGTIQGVVCQEATALRRVRVYLELDGREFDASVDEKGSFKLENVPAGSRIIKIVSDKYLSEGIQVQLMPGQIAVVPELTMRAGDLNGDGKIDTADLGILSSDYGYKKSGEAPYSAADINEDAVVDLSDLGWIATNYGATAN; from the coding sequence ATGGCAAAAGCTAAAGGACAAGCTCTTATTATTGATTATTGCGCGGCCGGAAAAGTAATGATCCAGTGTTTCATGAAAGCTTCCGTTATCAGCCTGACAGTGCTGTTTTTCTTTTTTCCACCGGTGCAGGCTGCTTCGGCCGGTCCTCTCTATGATCACTATCAGGATCTGAAAAATACTTACCCGCAGTTTTTTCAGCGCCTTCTTGACACACAAATGGTCAGTGACAACGAGATCCGGAACTGGCTTTCGGATATAGACGACTACCTGGCAAACAGGAACGAGGTTGTAACCCAGACAAATTTTAAAGCATATATGACCAACGCTCTGTTGAACACACTTTTTATTGATGAAAACAAGGCTGTCTACGACGCGGTCATATCTGCCTACAACCAGGAACTAAATGAATATTTTAGCACCGGGAACGTGAGTGGTACTTTGGCTGGTTTTTATGATGCAGTTAAGACGGTGATCCTGGGCCATGTGGTAATTGCCGATCCCCCATCAAATAATAGCCGGCTGACTAATTATGGAGGACCCTTAAAAGTAAATATAAGCGGCTTCCTGAAAAGTGTTCAATATTACTATACGCTGGATGGTAGCACACCCACGACATCCGGTACGCTCTATACCGGAATACCAATTGAAATTAGTATGGCAAACGGGCCGAAAACATTGCGTGCAATTGCCGTAAAAAACAACACAGTCAGTGATACTGCTGTATTTACATACGATACCGCAAGAGGAACTATTCAGGGGGTGGTCTGCCAGGAAGCGACGGCGCTGAGAAGAGTGAGGGTGTATTTGGAACTGGATGGGCGGGAGTTTGACGCATCAGTGGATGAAAAGGGGAGTTTTAAACTGGAAAATGTGCCTGCGGGCAGCCGTATTATTAAAATTGTTTCCGATAAATACCTGTCTGAAGGGATACAGGTCCAGTTAATGCCCGGCCAAATCGCCGTGGTTCCGGAATTGACCATGCGGGCCGGCGATTTGAATGGAGATGGCAAGATTGACACGGCGGACTTGGGGATCTTGAGCAGTGATTACGGGTATAAAAAAAGCGGTGAAGCGCCTTACAGTGCGGCCGATATCAACGAGGACGCAGTAGTGGATCTGTCCGATCTCGGGTGGATCGCAACGAATTACGGAGCGACGGCTAATTGA
- a CDS encoding DUF362 domain-containing protein gives MREQIAVGVTIPAYNNEAPYHPYVSYPEVPFSETSKYPNFPYHLLRQLFLKLGLDKEHYGTPHWNPLGAIIRLGQTVLIKPNFVLSSNLSGGDLFAVVTHPSIIRALIDYIYIALKGTGRIIVADAPQMDCDWEQLMAAQRLDTIQTFYRRKFSFEIELYDLRNFALIDPSKPAYSENRKELPGDPQGSVIINLGRESEFYGLPSENYYGADYNRNETIRHHQGEIHEYCVSETVLSADVIISVPKMKVHKKVGVTLNLKGLVGINTNKNYLIHYRVGTAGEGGDQLPNNLKADDLLLIKIQRWLYDHALAKQNKMGDSMYKWVLSLYRFFIKPFMHVDNSIAMYDGGNWHGNDTAWRMTADLAKILFFADSQGNLCDKIQRNFFCVVDGIAGGENNGPLAPDVKRCGCLVAGRNPLAVDLVTARLMGFDIKKIKQFSMIFKEGSKILPCSAEDINIILNGLIIKGRHFFDDHWDDPVFGFKPHPGWTGHIEISQDRLGR, from the coding sequence ATGAGGGAACAAATTGCTGTTGGTGTTACAATTCCAGCCTATAATAATGAAGCACCATATCATCCGTATGTTTCCTACCCTGAGGTTCCTTTTTCAGAAACGTCGAAATACCCAAATTTCCCATATCATCTTTTGAGACAGTTATTTTTAAAACTTGGCCTTGATAAAGAGCATTATGGTACTCCTCATTGGAACCCGCTCGGCGCAATTATCCGGCTGGGCCAGACTGTTTTAATCAAGCCGAACTTTGTTTTAAGCTCTAATCTAAGCGGTGGCGATTTGTTTGCTGTGGTAACTCATCCGTCAATCATACGTGCGTTGATTGATTATATTTATATTGCTTTAAAAGGAACCGGGCGAATAATAGTTGCCGACGCTCCGCAGATGGATTGCGACTGGGAACAGTTGATGGCAGCTCAGAGACTGGATACTATCCAGACTTTCTATCGTCGAAAATTCAGTTTTGAGATAGAACTATATGATCTTAGAAATTTTGCATTAATTGATCCTTCGAAACCGGCTTATTCTGAGAATAGAAAAGAGCTTCCCGGCGATCCTCAAGGCAGCGTGATAATTAATCTCGGCAGAGAAAGTGAATTTTATGGCCTTCCAAGTGAAAATTATTATGGTGCCGACTATAATCGAAATGAAACAATAAGGCACCATCAAGGAGAGATACATGAATACTGCGTATCTGAAACGGTTTTGTCCGCGGATGTTATTATTTCCGTTCCTAAAATGAAGGTGCATAAAAAAGTCGGGGTTACTTTAAATCTGAAAGGTCTTGTCGGGATTAACACTAATAAAAACTATTTAATTCATTACAGGGTAGGTACAGCAGGTGAAGGCGGAGATCAGCTCCCAAATAACCTTAAAGCAGATGACCTGTTATTAATAAAAATACAGCGCTGGCTATATGATCACGCGCTCGCCAAGCAAAATAAGATGGGCGATTCAATGTATAAATGGGTGTTATCATTGTACAGGTTTTTTATCAAACCGTTTATGCATGTAGATAACTCCATAGCAATGTATGATGGAGGAAACTGGCATGGCAATGATACGGCTTGGCGCATGACTGCCGACCTTGCCAAGATACTTTTTTTTGCAGATTCTCAAGGCAATCTCTGCGATAAAATACAACGCAACTTTTTTTGCGTTGTTGATGGGATAGCAGGTGGTGAAAATAACGGTCCATTAGCTCCTGATGTTAAGCGATGTGGTTGTTTGGTTGCGGGGCGGAATCCTCTAGCGGTTGATTTGGTTACAGCCAGATTAATGGGTTTTGATATAAAAAAGATAAAACAATTTAGCATGATTTTTAAAGAAGGCAGTAAGATTTTACCTTGTTCAGCTGAAGATATCAATATCATATTAAACGGATTAATTATTAAAGGGCGACATTTTTTTGACGATCATTGGGATGATCCGGTTTTTGGCTTTAAACCACATCCCGGCTGGACAGGACATATCGAAATATCTCAAGATAGGTTAGGTAGGTGA
- a CDS encoding GNVR domain-containing protein: protein MNQQIDQLQAELTDKKTKQDRLQAEVQRLESTRKLLADKTAQTQIARSIDLGSTSVVVFSPAMAPAEPVKPKKKLNIAIAFVLGLMASVSLAFLLEFLDNTIKNPEDVAQHLELPVLGMIPLADVRSSE, encoded by the coding sequence ATGAACCAGCAGATCGACCAGCTCCAGGCGGAGCTGACCGATAAAAAGACCAAACAGGACCGTCTCCAGGCGGAGGTTCAACGTCTTGAGAGTACCAGAAAACTGCTGGCGGACAAGACCGCCCAGACCCAGATTGCCCGCTCCATCGACCTGGGCAGCACCAGCGTGGTGGTGTTTTCCCCGGCCATGGCCCCGGCCGAGCCGGTGAAGCCGAAGAAAAAGCTCAACATAGCGATAGCCTTTGTTCTGGGGTTGATGGCTTCTGTGTCGCTGGCTTTTCTACTGGAGTTTCTCGACAACACCATCAAGAATCCCGAAGATGTGGCCCAGCACCTGGAATTGCCCGTGCTCGGGATGATCCCCCTGGCCGATGTGCGGTCAAGCGAATAA
- the wecC gene encoding UDP-N-acetyl-D-mannosamine dehydrogenase encodes MNVSIIGLGYIGLPTAALIASNGIKVYGVDINQGVVEKITRGEVHIVERDLDGLVQKAVTNGFLTAGAVPQKADVFIIAVPTPVTEGNRPDVTFVDKAVESVIPFLEKENLLIIESTCPVGITDRLAGRIFYRRPDLAGSLFIAYCPERVLPGRILYELEHNDRIVGGINEISAKKAAEFYAVFVKGSVFQTDAKTAEMCKLVENAYRDINIAFANELSILCDKAGVNVWELLSLANRHPRVNILNPGCGVGGHCIAVDPWFLVSQFPEEVRIIKTAREINDFKPSWVVEKIEAMAGDFKEKRGRPPVLGCLGLSYKPDTDDTRESAALKIARQLIDRGYRVLANEPNINSDFVAGIKNHTLSSVLRESDLIIVNVLHSAYSGVVNKAAENVICFAG; translated from the coding sequence ATGAACGTTTCGATCATTGGCCTGGGCTATATCGGGCTGCCTACGGCAGCGCTAATAGCATCCAACGGTATAAAAGTTTATGGTGTAGATATAAACCAGGGCGTAGTAGAAAAGATTACCCGTGGCGAAGTGCATATTGTCGAGCGTGACCTGGACGGATTAGTGCAAAAGGCTGTGACAAACGGTTTTTTAACGGCTGGCGCGGTGCCGCAAAAGGCCGACGTTTTTATCATAGCAGTGCCGACACCGGTAACGGAAGGCAACAGGCCGGATGTTACATTCGTCGATAAGGCGGTTGAGAGTGTTATTCCTTTTTTAGAGAAAGAAAACTTGCTTATAATCGAATCCACCTGCCCGGTGGGTATTACGGACAGGCTGGCTGGCCGCATATTCTATCGCAGGCCGGATCTCGCGGGCAGTCTATTCATTGCCTACTGTCCGGAGCGGGTTTTGCCCGGCCGGATTTTATATGAATTAGAACATAACGACCGGATCGTGGGCGGTATTAATGAAATATCGGCAAAAAAGGCGGCTGAATTTTACGCCGTTTTTGTTAAAGGAAGCGTATTTCAGACAGACGCCAAGACTGCCGAGATGTGCAAGTTGGTGGAAAACGCCTACCGTGACATCAATATCGCCTTTGCCAATGAGCTTTCCATTTTATGCGACAAGGCCGGCGTAAATGTGTGGGAATTGCTCAGCCTGGCCAACCGGCACCCGCGGGTGAATATTTTGAATCCCGGCTGCGGTGTGGGAGGGCATTGCATTGCCGTCGATCCCTGGTTCTTGGTGAGCCAGTTTCCGGAAGAAGTCAGGATTATTAAAACGGCCAGGGAAATTAACGATTTTAAGCCTTCCTGGGTTGTGGAGAAGATCGAGGCTATGGCCGGCGACTTTAAAGAAAAACGAGGCAGGCCTCCGGTGCTTGGTTGCCTTGGCCTCTCATATAAGCCTGATACGGACGACACCAGGGAGAGCGCGGCTTTAAAGATAGCCAGACAGTTGATTGACAGAGGCTACCGGGTTCTGGCCAATGAACCGAATATAAATAGCGATTTCGTGGCGGGGATTAAGAATCATACATTATCCAGTGTATTGCGGGAAAGTGATTTGATCATTGTTAACGTGCTGCATTCAGCATACAGTGGCGTTGTAAATAAGGCGGCAGAAAATGTCATTTGTTTCGCCGGCTGA
- a CDS encoding bi-domain-containing oxidoreductase yields the protein MLQAIIKKGKIYPEEVPVPQVQEDSVLVKAVYSCISAGTEISSLQEAGRSLVKKALEKPDKVKQVLEMAGREGVGRTMARLKEKLDAGSPTGYSVAGVVVASGRRINDFKTGDRVACAGAGIANHAEYISAPRNLAVKIPPGVEYGEAATVALGSIAMQGVRRVQVQLGEFVVIFGLGILGQLALQMVRAAGGRCVGVDIDQRRLVLAGRFGAELILNPNEEDVVKQVLHLTGGHGADAVIFTAAVTDPAVLSQAFTLTRRKGRLVMVGVYGKELNRDDIYKKEIDFLISTSYGPGRYDEQYELKGLDYPYAYVRWTEGRNMEEYLRLLDAGIVDVKPIIEAVYPIAEVQKAYESLNSPQRPLIVLLEYGQPSDSLADEAGRFRKTAAPRVRTSQREGEIRVGLIGAGSFASGMHLPNMQKLKGKYRLQAVCSRTGYTAKAVAGRFQAGYSTTDPADIFSDQDIDLVIICTRHNNHTDLVMQTLQAGKHVFVEKPLALNQAELNRIKEFYAGGADGKPLLTVGFNRRFSKYAREAKKHTGRRINPLFMHYRMNAGYIPLDHWVHTEEGGGRIIGEACHIIDLFTFFTGCAVRSVAVSSLSPNTDSLSSSDNKVITLEYVDGSVATLEYFAVGSKQLPKETMEIHFDEKSIIIDDYKGIKGYGLKVHDLKSSVSEKGQLEELEALYECLASGGGRWPIELWDLVQTTEITFMAVF from the coding sequence GTGCTGCAGGCAATAATCAAAAAAGGTAAGATATATCCGGAAGAAGTTCCCGTGCCGCAGGTGCAGGAGGACAGTGTCCTGGTAAAAGCTGTTTATTCATGCATATCTGCAGGCACTGAGATCAGCAGCCTCCAGGAGGCCGGGAGGTCCCTGGTTAAAAAAGCCCTGGAAAAACCGGACAAGGTGAAGCAGGTTCTGGAAATGGCCGGACGCGAGGGTGTGGGCCGCACCATGGCCAGGTTGAAAGAAAAGCTTGATGCCGGCAGTCCCACAGGCTATTCCGTGGCAGGTGTTGTTGTGGCTTCAGGCCGGCGCATTAACGATTTTAAAACAGGCGACAGGGTGGCTTGCGCCGGCGCGGGTATCGCCAATCACGCCGAATATATTTCGGCGCCCCGCAACCTGGCGGTGAAAATTCCACCGGGAGTGGAGTACGGAGAAGCTGCCACCGTCGCCCTGGGCAGTATAGCCATGCAAGGAGTGCGGCGCGTGCAAGTCCAACTGGGGGAATTCGTGGTCATCTTTGGCCTGGGCATCCTGGGACAGCTTGCCCTGCAGATGGTCAGGGCCGCCGGCGGCCGGTGCGTAGGGGTGGATATCGATCAGCGCCGCCTGGTGCTGGCCGGCCGCTTTGGCGCCGAATTGATTTTAAATCCTAATGAGGAGGATGTTGTCAAGCAAGTCCTTCATCTTACCGGCGGGCACGGCGCTGACGCCGTGATTTTTACCGCCGCCGTCACCGACCCGGCAGTCCTATCCCAGGCATTCACTCTGACCCGCCGCAAGGGGCGTCTGGTGATGGTGGGGGTTTACGGCAAGGAACTAAACCGCGACGACATATATAAAAAGGAGATCGATTTTCTTATTTCCACCTCTTACGGGCCGGGCCGTTATGACGAGCAATACGAACTGAAAGGCCTGGACTACCCTTACGCTTACGTGCGCTGGACGGAGGGCCGCAACATGGAAGAGTACCTGCGGTTGCTGGATGCCGGCATAGTAGACGTGAAGCCCATAATTGAAGCTGTTTACCCTATTGCGGAAGTGCAAAAAGCCTATGAATCTTTAAATTCGCCTCAGCGCCCTTTAATCGTGCTGCTGGAATACGGCCAACCATCCGACAGCCTTGCAGACGAAGCCGGTCGGTTTCGCAAAACCGCAGCGCCGCGAGTACGGACATCACAGCGTGAAGGTGAAATAAGAGTGGGCCTGATCGGCGCCGGCAGTTTTGCCTCCGGCATGCACTTGCCCAATATGCAGAAACTCAAAGGCAAATACCGCCTGCAGGCGGTATGCAGCCGCACCGGCTATACGGCAAAAGCGGTGGCCGGGCGGTTCCAGGCCGGCTACAGCACCACCGATCCGGCCGATATTTTTAGTGATCAGGATATAGACTTGGTAATTATTTGCACACGACATAATAATCATACTGATCTGGTCATGCAGACCCTGCAGGCGGGCAAGCATGTTTTTGTGGAAAAACCGCTGGCCTTAAACCAAGCCGAACTAAACCGGATCAAGGAATTTTATGCCGGCGGCGCAGACGGCAAGCCGCTTTTGACGGTCGGGTTCAACCGCCGCTTTTCAAAATACGCGCGGGAGGCAAAAAAACACACTGGCAGGCGTATCAACCCCCTGTTCATGCATTACCGCATGAATGCCGGTTACATCCCTTTGGATCATTGGGTGCATACTGAAGAAGGCGGCGGTCGCATCATAGGCGAGGCCTGTCACATAATCGACCTGTTTACATTTTTCACCGGCTGCGCCGTGCGCTCCGTGGCTGTGAGCAGCCTGTCTCCAAACACAGACAGCCTCAGTTCCTCAGACAATAAGGTTATTACCCTGGAATATGTGGATGGCTCCGTGGCCACGCTGGAATATTTCGCTGTAGGTTCAAAGCAGTTACCAAAGGAAACCATGGAGATTCATTTTGACGAAAAGTCTATTATCATTGATGATTATAAAGGTATTAAGGGATACGGGTTGAAAGTACATGATTTAAAAAGTTCTGTCAGCGAAAAGGGCCAGCTGGAAGAATTGGAGGCGCTTTACGAATGCCTGGCTTCCGGGGGCGGCAGGTGGCCCATTGAGCTTTGGGACTTGGTGCAGACGACGGAAATAACATTTATGGCAGTATTTTAA
- the wbaP gene encoding undecaprenyl-phosphate galactose phosphotransferase WbaP, with translation MVPNESRVATVHNATIGAAQLLTTLPRPLKLQLRKVIELTSVLTVDLGALGISVALAYFARVFILPWLSGAFPPELPPNLPERLWWLPAVFLGAIVYEGLYTKRYSFWRECGLLIKAATLAFLVSLSIVTLAKTGGEVSRTLVVLIWFFSLVMLPAFRYTGKNLLARAGIWEKKVLVLGAGRTGELVMQALDREPYMGYRVVGLLDDDPEKKYRIFTVNGGARVKVLGGFRDSDNVMAETGVYNVIVAAPGLAGNVLVGLVNRLQRVCDSVIVVPDLFGLPVMGVEASYFFDDRFLALRLKNNLASRTNIFLKRAFDLTAGAVVLLLLLPVMAAIALAVKLDSPGPAVFAHRRIGRGGREFMCYKFRTMVVDAQEVLDKLLKENPVFREEWERDFKLKDDPRITRVGRFLRKTSLDELPQIFNVIKGEMSLAGPRPIVRKEIEKYKENIKYFYQVRPGLTGLWQISGRNEIEYDERVQLDAWYVRNWSLWLDITLLLRTVAVVTARKGAY, from the coding sequence ATGGTTCCCAATGAAAGCCGGGTTGCAACCGTCCATAACGCCACAATAGGCGCCGCCCAATTGTTGACAACACTACCGCGGCCGCTGAAACTGCAACTGCGGAAAGTGATCGAATTAACGTCTGTTTTAACCGTTGATTTGGGCGCCTTGGGAATTAGCGTCGCTTTGGCTTATTTCGCGCGCGTTTTCATATTGCCCTGGCTTTCGGGCGCTTTTCCCCCGGAACTGCCGCCCAACCTGCCGGAGCGCTTGTGGTGGCTGCCGGCAGTGTTTTTGGGTGCTATAGTTTACGAAGGCCTGTACACCAAGAGATATTCTTTCTGGCGTGAGTGCGGCCTGTTGATCAAGGCCGCCACTCTGGCCTTCCTGGTGTCGCTGTCCATAGTTACCCTGGCCAAAACAGGCGGGGAAGTGTCGCGAACCCTCGTCGTCCTTATCTGGTTTTTTTCCCTGGTAATGTTGCCGGCCTTCCGTTATACCGGGAAGAACCTCCTCGCCCGCGCCGGCATCTGGGAGAAAAAAGTGCTGGTGCTGGGCGCCGGCAGGACGGGTGAACTGGTGATGCAAGCCCTGGACCGCGAACCGTACATGGGCTACCGGGTAGTGGGACTTTTAGATGACGATCCGGAGAAGAAATATAGAATTTTTACTGTCAACGGCGGCGCCAGAGTGAAGGTATTGGGGGGATTCCGGGATTCAGACAACGTAATGGCTGAAACCGGGGTTTACAATGTGATAGTGGCCGCTCCCGGCCTGGCGGGCAATGTTCTGGTGGGCCTGGTAAACCGCCTGCAGCGGGTTTGCGATTCTGTAATAGTGGTCCCTGATTTATTCGGTTTGCCGGTTATGGGTGTGGAAGCGTCATACTTCTTTGACGACCGTTTTTTAGCGTTGCGTTTGAAAAACAACCTGGCCAGCCGCACGAATATCTTTTTGAAGCGCGCTTTTGACTTGACCGCCGGCGCGGTAGTCCTGCTCCTTCTGCTTCCCGTGATGGCCGCTATAGCCCTGGCCGTGAAGCTTGATTCCCCCGGCCCCGCCGTTTTTGCCCACCGCCGCATCGGCCGGGGCGGCCGGGAGTTTATGTGCTATAAGTTCAGGACGATGGTAGTTGACGCGCAGGAAGTGCTGGACAAGCTTTTAAAAGAGAATCCTGTTTTCCGTGAGGAATGGGAAAGGGACTTTAAATTAAAGGACGACCCGCGCATTACCAGAGTAGGGAGATTCTTGCGCAAAACCAGCCTGGACGAGTTGCCACAGATATTTAATGTCATTAAAGGCGAGATGAGTCTGGCCGGTCCCAGGCCAATCGTGCGGAAAGAGATAGAAAAGTATAAAGAGAATATTAAATATTTCTACCAAGTCCGACCCGGGCTGACCGGCCTCTGGCAGATCAGCGGCAGAAACGAAATAGAGTATGATGAACGAGTGCAATTGGACGCTTGGTACGTGCGCAACTGGTCCCTGTGGCTGGACATTACCCTGCTGCTGCGCACCGTGGCTGTGGTTACGGCAAGAAAAGGGGCTTATTAA